Below is a genomic region from Miscanthus floridulus cultivar M001 chromosome 1, ASM1932011v1, whole genome shotgun sequence.
GGAAAAACACCGGTGGCGCATGGCGTCACCCCATCATCAGGCTCTATCCTGTCTCCTCCCGAGGAGCCAGCTCTGGCAGAGCAGGgcccggcgacggcaccatccccgtactCTTTCGGGCTGACCAACGCCGCCGCCTCCTACGCCATCGCTCTCGTCTCCATTCATCAACGTCATGCTCTTGACCCCATTACCACAACTCCAATCCACGCCCACactgactcctcagaggaggatgaAGCGTGGGCCGGAGCAGACTTCACCGGGCTTCACGACCCCAAGGCGATGCGCTGCTTCATggtcgcaagcgactactgctttggctactccgactccaacAATGAGGACACTCACGACCCAACTCATGAGTGTTTCCAAATCGAGCTCAGAATGCCGAGCACGGGCAACGAAGGTGGAGCGGCAGCCAACGCCACGCCGCCACGCAGAGGGTCCCCGCCAGCGCTAGTGGGTGTCCCCACCCCCAATGAACTTCGATgcctagacctggagcagctccatgagcttcaggccaaggtcgagcaagaccgactcctcctgcAACAGCTCTGAGCCaccctcgagcaagagcagcagggTTGCGGTGATGGCGGAGCGGCCCAACGGAGAGCTGGCGACGTCCACCGCTGCATCATTAACGACGAGGGGAGTGAGTAGCCCCCAGTCTTCAACCGCGCTAGCCAAAACATCGCGGCAGCGGCAATGCTAGTCAGAgcgatgcctgagccctctaccacggtgGGACGATGGGTCTGTGGCAAGCTCTAGGAGCTTCTTGAGACCGCCACGGTACAGCAAGCCAAAAGCTCCGCATCTCAATGGCACGGGGACACCCCAAAATAGCCCTCGGTGCATGACCGTCTTAGGGCTCCCTCAGTGCACGACCACCTCAAGGCTCCCTCGGTTCACGACCGCCTCGACGATCGACGTGAGGCGCAAGATGACCACAACGTGGTCAAAAGGTGATGGCGCCGCGACCGTGATGGGGCCACTCGAGGCTACCAGGTGCACCGAGGCAgccgctacgatagtggggaggaccgcagttgCTCTCccaggccacctggccctcgggtctttagcaaGGCCATCCACAGCGCCCACTTCCCAGCCCGGTTTCGACAACCGACCAACCTCTcgaagtacagcggtgagaccaaccccgaactaTGGCTGGCCGACTACCGCCTGGTGTGTCAGCTAGGcggcacggacgatgacctgctcatcatccgcaaccttcccttgttcctatcagactcagcgcgagcctggctcaaaCACCTTCCCCCCatgcagatccacgactggcaagacttggtaaaggtcttcgtcagAAATTTCTAGGGCACGTACGCATGCCcagggaattcctgggacctcaagagttgtcgccagaagccAGATGAGTCCCTCTGAGACTTTATCCGGTGATTCTCCAAACAATGCACTGAGCTGCctagcgtcggtgactcagagatTGTCCAGGCGTTCCTCTCCAACACAACCTGCCGTGACCTGGTCTAGGAGTTGGGCCGAAGTGTGCCAACCACGGCATCggcactcctcgacatcaccaccagtttcgcctcaggcgaagaggccattggggccatcttccccaacaacaatGCCAAAGGGAGGCAGAGTGACGAGACCCCTGAGGCCTCGACATCTCGCCCCACccagaagaagaaaaaaggtcGTTAGGGGAAGCAGGAGGCCCTTGAGGCCGGTCTCGTCACGGCCGCGGACCGCAAGAACCCCTGAGGCTTAGGGCTCTTcgatgacatgctcaagaagccctgcccttaccatcagggcccggtgaagcacaccctcgaggagtgcaccatgcttcggcgttactatgccaagctcggaCTCCCCAACGACGACACCAAGAAAAGGGGCGCGGGTGGCAGGGAAGACGACAAgaacgatgggttccccgaggttcaaaatgccttcatgatcttcggcggacctTCAGCATGCCTCACAGCGTGTCAGCGGAAgaaggaacgccgagaggtcttctcggttgaggtagccaccccctagtacctccactggtctcgagaggcaatcACCTTCGACTGAAAGGACCATCCCGATTATGTCCCGAACCCCgagcagtacccacttgtcgtcgacccaatcatcggcaacacccggcttaccaaggtgctgatggatggaggcagcggcctcaacatcctctacgccaacaccttagaactcctggagctcgaccggtCATGGCTCCGAGTCGACGCCGTGCCCTTCCACAGCATCATGCTAAGGAAGCGCACATGACTCCTTGGACGCATTGACTTGACCGTCTGCTTTggtaccccctccaactaccgcaaggaggttcttaccttcaaggtggtagGGTTCAAAGGAACATACCATGCCAttctggggcgcccgtgctatgccaagttcatggcgatccccaactacacctacctcaagctcaagatgccgagcCCAAACAGTGTCATCACTGTTgggtccacgtacgagcatgcatacgactgtgacatCGAATgcgtcgagtacgccgaggctgtcattgaggctgagaccctcatcgtcaacctcgaacAGCTCGACAGTGAAGCACCCCACTCCAAGCGCTGAGCTAGGACCTTCGAGCCAgcagaggccatcaagctcatcccggtcaaccccacctgctccaGCGACCGAGCACTAAGGATCAACGCCACCCTCGATAACAAATAGGAGGTTGTGCTCATCAACTTTCTCTGTGCAAACGTCAATATTTTCATGTGGagcccctcggacatgccaggcataccgagggaggtcgccgagcatgccttgaacaTTCGGGCCAGCTCTAGACCAGTGAAacagcgcctacgccgattcgacgaggaaaagcgtagggccatcggcgaggaggtgcagaagcttttagcggccggattcatcaagaaagtgtcccacccagagtggttagctaatcctgtattagttaaaaagaaaaatggaaagtggaggatgtgtgtagactacaccggtctaaacAAGGCATGTCTAAAAGTTCCAtttccattacctcgaatcgaccaaatcgtcgactccactgcaggatgcgagaccctgtctttccttgatgcgtattctggttaccatcagatcaagatgaaagagtccaactagcTCGCAACTtccttcatcaccccatttggcctATACTGCTATACGACTATGCCATttggcctcagaaatgcaggggccacgtaccagtggtgcatgacccaggCCTTTGgcaagcacatcgggcgaaccgtcgaggcctatgtggacgacatcgtagtcaagtccaagcaggCCGGTGACCTCGTCAAggacctggagatagccttcgAATGCCTCAGGGAaaatggcatcaagctcaaccccaagaagtgcgtctttggggtcccccgaggcatgctcttagggttcatagtctcggagcgcggcatcgaggctaaCCCAAAGAAGGTCtcagccgtgaccaacatgggacggATCTAGGacatcaagggagtgcagagggttacgGGATGTCTTGCGGCCCTGAGTTGCTTCATCTCACACCTTGGCGAAAAAGgtctgcctctgtaccgcctcttgagaaaatccgaacgcttttcttggaacCCTGAGGCCGAAGAATCCCTCACCAAACTCAAGgaactgctcaccaatcctcctgtcctAGTGCCACCAACTGAAGGCAAAGTCCTCTTACTCTACGCTGccacaacaacccaagtggtcagcgcggccgtagtggtcgagaggcaggaagaagggcacgctctacccgtccaacgacctgtttacttcatcagcgaggtgctatcCGAGACCAAgacgcgctacccccacatccagaagctaatctatgccataatcttggctcgacgcaagctgtgtcactacttcgaatcCTACCCAGTTACCATGGTGacatctttccccttgggagagatagtccataaccaggaggcctcgggtaggattgCCAAGTGGGCCGTggagctcatgggggaagccctatctttcGCACCCCAAAAAGccattaagtctcaggtcttggccgattttgtggcagaATGGACCGATACCCAACTACCGCCTACTCAAGCCTAGGTAGAatactagaccatgtacttcgacgggtctctaatgaagaccggggcaggcatgggtctgctcttcatttcaccCCTCGGAGTACATATGTGCTACGTAATCCGACTCTACTTCGCCACTTCTAACAGCATGGccaaatacgaggccctcgtcaacggcctgcagaTCGCCATTGAACTTGGGGCACGGCATCTCGACGTTCGAGGAGATTCATAGCTCATCATCAACCAagtaatgaaggagtcaaactgccatgaccccaagatggaggcatactacacGATGGTACGCAgcctagaggacaagtttgatggccttgaactcaaccacgtcgcacgaaagttcaacgaggccgtggacaagctggcaaagatggcgtcggcaagGACCTtgatccccccgaacgtcttcgccagagacctccacaagccttccatcaactACGTATCAACGGCAGAGGCAGGTCCCCCAGCTGAGCCCACTGCAGGGCCCAAGGCCCCCTCTGTCATCAAGATCTCTGCTGccaagcccgaggccatggcaatCGATGCAGAACCTCCCATGGGTGACCAaggcatggactggcgagtcccgttccttgatcgCCTCATTTGAGGAGAACTTCTTACTGATAGGACCGAGGCCCGATGGCTTGCACGACGAGCCAAGTCCtgcgtcctctgcaacggcgagttgtataggcgtagcccattcggtattctccaacgatgcatcaccaccgaggctggccaatccctaGTTTGGGACTTGCATGCGGGAGCCTGTGGGCACCACGCGGCACCTCGGGCGCTCATAGGAAACACCTTCcaccaaggtttctactggccaacagcgGTGACCGAtgccacgaagctagtacgctcctacgagggatgccagtactacgctcgatagACACACCTCCtgacccaagccctccaaaccatccccattacatggccattcgccatgtggggactggacatggttgggcctctacaaaaggcacccaggggctatacccatctgctagtagccatcgacaaattctctaagtggatcgaggctcatctAATCacccaaatcaaatccgagcaagcggtgctgttctttatagatatcatccataggttcggaatcccaaataccatcatcaccgacaatgggacgcaattcaccggccacaaatTCCTGAcgttctacgacgaccaccacatccgtgtggcctggtcagccgtaggacatCCCAGGATGAacgaccaagtagaacgtgcaaatggcatgatcctacaaggtctcaaacctagaatatacaaccggttgaggaaattcggcaagaaatggcttaccgaactcccgtcggtcatctagagcctaaggaatacacgaagccgagccacggggttcacaccattcttcctggtctatgatgctgaggctatcctccccaccgacttggagtacgattccccgaggctacaggcctacagcgAGCAAAGCAGCCGCACTACccgtgaggacgccctcgaccaactagaggaagcccaagaTGTCGCACTACTACACTCAGCtaaataccagcaagccctacgatgctaccAAGCCTGGCGCATTCGGAGCCGAggcctgaaggtaggcgacctggtgctgaggctaaggcagagcagtaagggccgccacaagctgaccccgccatgggaaggaccgtacatcgtcgcccaagtactgaagcccagaacctacaagctagccaacgagaagggcaaaatcttcaccaacgcttggaacatggaacagctacgtcgtttctacccttaaatttccaaacgttatttacattgtttctcgaaatacaataaagaagcgttctttagttgttataGTCTTTTGAGGAACCCCCCTTATAGATAGGTCAATTGTATGAAACCTGAGGACCGAAAGATCATCCCAAAGGCAAAAGGTCGGCCGAGCCATGAGAACGGCCTATGCCCctaggctacggcagctccctcgccaccttttcacccaagggatagcttaggctccaaggaagttcTTTGCAAAAAGATatctatcgataggggctcgatgtcacaataacgctataagggagactcggctctacctctgcaaagctgagcctccctcgggggctataaGGGGGgaaacccccctaagtcccggacactGTTTTTTAACCATCTttcaaaaatttctacgccaaactctctcgtgcTCCGACAGGACCATcgcaaaaaacctaaggaccaaaagcttGTCTTGAGGCCAAAGGGCCCATCAAGCCATGAGAatggcctacgcctctaggctacggcaactccctcgcCACCCTTCGCCAAGGGACGGCTTacgctccgaggaagttttttgcgtgTGTCCAAGAATGAGACAGAGGGTACAGGCTCGGAAatagaacagaaaacggttaaaaaATGCACACgcgcaaatactttaaaggcctcaaTGACCACAAAATGTCACGATATGACAATTAACCCAATCTGATTACATGGGCACttttggcctaggtcaaagctcaaggatcggcgcctggcgcgggagggaccacctcttcttcaaacagATGGGCCAGCaccgtgccaggtgcctcggccgcctccatcagcttcgcgacttCTGCGTTGGCCTCCTCATTATCTTCCGGcaagacatagccatcgctgacAGCCTCAAGGTTGACGGTGTAGTGCGAAGAGACAATGGCTAGGGCGTGCTTGACACCTATGTGCAACGCCCCCTGGAGTCACTCATCGATGCGGCCGCTCAACGTAGTcaggcggctcctaagggagtCGGCTGATtcgaccccctcaacctccagaGCCTCATAGGCGGTATGGGCGgtgctgcgcagcgcctcgtgctcccggacctcaacgtCCAGCACCGCTTGCattgcgacggaggcctcggctgcctggGAGAACTCTGTCTCCAAATCTATGACACAACAAGGAGTCAGAAGTCAAACGCAAACCAGAGCAAATGGAACAAGGGGCGCGGCTCGGTAGAACTTACCCTCGGCTTTTTTCTTCTAGTCTAAagcctcgactcgagaggcctcggccgccttggtagcctctgccaaagtgactttcgtcagctggtgttcactctgctccgcacccagctgcccagcggtggccttggcagaggccatcgcttcttaGGCCCAGGACCTAAAGGAgtcctgctcctcctccagctccttaatCTTCGCCACCAAAGGGGcagactgctccttagccgtggccaCCTCGGCCTAAAGGTCAGCATAGCGAAGGTGGAGGTCCACCACTTCCACACTCCGTGCCAACAAgagcccctgggcatcggcaagtaGGCCCTTCTACTGctagagctggtcccagatgtccctctcccttcgtaggaacaccgatttcccaagggaccgggtctcgagctcctaaaaaGGCAAAAAATGCACGTCAAATGCTGCGATGGGGCTcagagagaaaacaacgcggcacgaaagaggaaagtacttacctgggTAACACCAGGCAAGTCCCCTTCCATAATAGACATCGCTGTCTGCAGCAACTGCATTGCCAGTTggtggtactgctcgagggtgtccCATCGCCCCCTCCGCAacatcttcaagggcgaacatgggctcccccttagggtcggcCCGGTCCCGCCAGAAAACACACAGGAAGTTCCATCCGCGGGGCTCAGGTCGGACCCGGATAAGGACCGAACTCCCCTCAGCGGGAGCCAGtactggctgctccgcggtactggccgcctcgacgtccgccgcctccttcctatGAGAGGAATCATCAGATGGGATCGCTTGAACTAGGGGCGGTGCCAAAACTTGCCCTGTCTccatctccaccacctcggcctcGATAGAACCAAGgcctctggcctccgccatctctacctcgatgaCCCCCACGTACACCACCATGTCTTCGGAAATCTTGGgagctccggcctcaccctcaatggcctcagCAAGGGTGGATGCCTCGGCCTCATTCACCCCGAGACCCACAACACCGCggggcgtgggctcctcctccccCACTCATTCCGTGGCCGCCTCGGTGCCCTTTTCTTGGGCAGCCAGTTCCTCCAGGATGGCCTCGCCTGACGCCGCGCCACCCTACACGCCAACCTATGCCTCCTCTGCCTAATGGGCGGTGGAGCTGATgtccaccttgagcgccttatggGGCGCCAAGGCAGGTTCCTCTACCCGATGCTTCAAGCTGAACGCAAAGACACCCCCAAAGTCAGCATACAACCAAGGGGCGAGCAGGGAATACTACAAACTCcaccaaaaaaataataatacacTTACGGCAAACAGGGACACAACCGCTTATGTACGACATCCCTCCTCTTcaacggtggcggtggcggcggtggcacggcctctGTATCCACCGGTACCAGCTGGTCACCGCCGGACCCTAGCATCCCCTCAACCGTCCACAGAGATGGTTGAGGCGCCCCCGCCGTCGCTCGCCCTACTTCCACCGCCGAGCACACCGGGCTGATAGCCCACTTCCccaacacccgcgcctcgggcgtatcGTCCTCGACAACAAGATGAACATCTCCTAGAgacaccccgggcgccacctccctAACATCGGGGaggtggtctagggtacccttcCCTGCCTCGCTCTCATCATCATCGCCCGAGGATTCCGACGACGACGGCATCGGCGACAACTCCACCGGGAGACCCTCAAGCTTCTGACACCGGCGACGTTCATCAAGCTTTTCACGCTCAAGGATCTTGCTCGTGCGCTTGGCCTCCTCAACATCCTTCCACTTCTTTTGCGCCTCGGCACGCGTCCGGTTCGCCGCTCGTCGAACCACGTCCTCTGGAataggcggcggggaggctcgcacatctctcatcccctgtaggaacgacGAAATAAGACAATGGACAAAAAAGACAAGGAGCAAGAAGGTCATGAAGGCCTCGACAACACC
It encodes:
- the LOC136468471 gene encoding uncharacterized protein, giving the protein MEAYYTMVRSLEDKFDGLELNHVARKFNEAVDKLAKMASARTLIPPNVFARDLHKPSINYVSTAEAGPPAEPTAGPKAPSVIKISAAKPEAMAIDAEPPMGDQGMDWRVPFLDRLI